The following proteins are encoded in a genomic region of Chryseobacterium cucumeris:
- the dusB gene encoding tRNA dihydrouridine synthase DusB — MIKIGNIELPEFPLLLAPMEDVSDPPFRRLCKMHGADLMYSEFISSEGLIRDAIKSRKKLDIFDYERPVGIQIFGGDEEAMAMSARIVETVNPDLVDINFGCPVKKVVCKGAGAGVLKDIDLMVRLTKAVVSSTHLPVTVKTRLGWDSTSINIDEVAERLQETGIKALTIHARTRAQMYKGEADWEHISRIKQNPNIEIPIFGNGDIDSAEKALEYKQKYACDGIMIGRAAIGYPWIFNEIKHFFKTGEHLPEPTISDRLLAVRQHAEWSAEWKGERLGLVEMRQHYSNYFRGIPHFKEFRKKFLEVFTMEEMDSLIKETQQFYEEYQAQL, encoded by the coding sequence ATGATAAAAATAGGCAACATAGAACTGCCGGAATTTCCTCTTTTGCTGGCTCCGATGGAAGACGTAAGTGATCCTCCGTTCAGACGTTTGTGTAAAATGCATGGTGCAGATTTAATGTATTCGGAATTTATTTCTTCCGAAGGGTTGATTCGTGACGCTATCAAGAGTCGTAAAAAGCTGGATATTTTCGATTATGAAAGACCCGTTGGGATACAGATTTTTGGTGGTGACGAAGAAGCTATGGCCATGTCTGCAAGAATTGTTGAAACGGTAAATCCGGATCTGGTAGACATTAATTTCGGATGTCCGGTAAAAAAAGTTGTCTGCAAGGGAGCAGGTGCTGGGGTTTTGAAAGATATCGACCTTATGGTACGTCTTACAAAAGCTGTTGTAAGCTCTACCCATCTTCCAGTTACTGTAAAAACCCGTTTAGGATGGGACAGTACCAGCATTAATATTGATGAAGTAGCAGAACGCCTTCAGGAAACAGGAATTAAAGCCCTTACGATACATGCAAGAACCCGTGCTCAAATGTATAAGGGTGAAGCAGACTGGGAACATATTTCAAGAATTAAACAAAATCCAAATATTGAGATCCCGATTTTTGGAAATGGTGATATAGATTCTGCGGAAAAAGCATTAGAATATAAGCAAAAGTATGCCTGTGACGGTATTATGATCGGGCGTGCTGCTATTGGATATCCATGGATTTTTAATGAGATCAAGCATTTCTTTAAAACAGGAGAGCATTTACCTGAGCCAACCATTTCAGACCGTTTACTGGCGGTACGTCAGCACGCAGAATGGAGTGCTGAATGGAAAGGAGAAAGGCTAGGCCTGGTTGAAATGAGACAGCATTACAGCAACTATTTCAGAGGAATTCCTCATTTCAAGGAGTTCAGAAAAAAATTCCTGGAAGTTTTCACTATGGAAGAAATGGACAGCCTGATCAAAGAAACCCAACAGTTCTATGAAGAATATCAGGCACAGCTATAA
- the deoC gene encoding deoxyribose-phosphate aldolase: MNIAQYLDSTYLKTPEQSGISHEETLQKDKELAQEAIDNGIFAVMIRPDYVSEVKKYIQERNSNVVVGTVIGFHEGTYSIDEKLAEASKAIEEGADELDFVINYTAYLQGNIELVREEFVKCTQLSLEHHKIAKWIIEIAALTDAQIADLTKKISTWAEENFSENELSKIFVKSSTGFYKTAEGKPNGATFEGITIMLSNAGKLPVKAAGGVRTPEDAEKMIKMGVKRIGTSSALGLIKNESSSEGY; encoded by the coding sequence ATGAACATAGCCCAATATTTGGATTCAACTTACCTGAAAACCCCAGAACAATCAGGTATTTCCCACGAAGAAACACTTCAAAAAGATAAAGAACTTGCTCAGGAAGCAATAGATAATGGTATTTTTGCCGTGATGATTCGTCCGGATTATGTATCGGAGGTGAAGAAATATATTCAGGAAAGAAATTCAAATGTTGTAGTAGGAACTGTAATAGGTTTCCACGAAGGAACGTATTCTATTGATGAAAAGCTTGCAGAAGCTTCAAAAGCAATAGAAGAAGGAGCAGATGAACTGGATTTTGTTATTAATTATACCGCTTATCTACAGGGAAATATAGAACTGGTAAGAGAAGAATTTGTAAAATGTACCCAATTATCACTTGAGCATCATAAAATTGCAAAATGGATTATTGAAATTGCAGCCTTAACGGATGCACAAATTGCAGATCTTACCAAAAAGATTTCTACCTGGGCAGAAGAAAATTTCTCTGAAAATGAATTGTCGAAAATTTTTGTCAAATCATCAACAGGATTTTATAAAACTGCCGAAGGAAAACCTAACGGAGCAACCTTTGAAGGAATAACAATTATGCTGAGCAATGCCGGCAAACTTCCCGTAAAAGCAGCAGGAGGAGTAAGAACTCCCGAAGATGCTGAGAAAATGATCAAAATGGGAGTTAAAAGAATTGGAACTTCTTCAGCTCTGGGATTAATTAAAAACGAATCTTCATCAGAAGGATATTAA
- a CDS encoding Lrp/AsnC ligand binding domain-containing protein yields the protein MKNSSNTSYHLDSIDKEIIYMLMDNAKTSLAHISKNVGISTTAVHQRIKKLEHAGVIENSISFLNPKKIGYKVISYIGVFLDQPSHYPEVVKSLHDINEVVEAHYTTGNYTIFLKVLCKDNDHLMQILSKLQKLKGVTRTETFISLEQGIYRQLKV from the coding sequence ATGAAAAATTCGAGCAACACAAGCTATCATTTAGATTCTATTGACAAAGAAATCATCTACATGTTGATGGACAATGCTAAAACTTCTTTAGCCCACATTTCAAAAAATGTCGGAATTTCCACCACTGCAGTGCATCAAAGAATCAAAAAACTCGAACATGCAGGAGTTATTGAAAATTCAATATCATTTCTTAATCCTAAGAAAATTGGATACAAAGTAATTTCCTACATTGGTGTATTTTTAGATCAGCCAAGCCATTATCCTGAGGTGGTAAAGTCTTTGCATGATATCAACGAAGTAGTGGAAGCCCACTATACGACAGGAAACTATACTATTTTTCTGAAGGTTCTTTGTAAAGACAATGATCACTTAATGCAGATCCTTAGCAAGCTTCAAAAGCTGAAGGGTGTAACCAGAACAGAAACTTTTATATCTTTGGAACAAGGTATTTACAGACAATTGAAAGTATAA
- a CDS encoding endonuclease/exonuclease/phosphatase family protein: MELFSFYNVENLFLPDPKPVHKLDPTRSGLRNWDERRYRNKLFKISHVFQLMKEENDVLPFLIGLSEVSGRKVLEDLVGMEPFNSEYGIVHYNSMDERKVDVAMLYDKNKVEVIDSETITFFFEIVNKNTENYDTTRDVLFSKVRYKGEIINVFIAHLPSKREKDINKPKRTFILNEVREQIMKIVNADKEHVILCGDFNENPDDENLVQILYDNDREKVLMNPFQQLFSTRNYSTFHYKSGLLYDQIIMSRSLLDNKTLAFQDAHIFNSEKIRSRTRNFEGRPFRTYAGTRYLGGYSDHFPVFVKFKNLH, from the coding sequence ATGGAGCTGTTCTCTTTTTATAATGTTGAAAATTTATTTTTGCCCGATCCGAAACCTGTCCACAAATTAGATCCTACCCGGTCAGGATTAAGGAATTGGGATGAAAGGAGATATAGAAACAAGCTTTTCAAAATCTCACACGTATTTCAGCTGATGAAGGAGGAAAATGATGTATTACCATTTTTAATAGGATTATCTGAAGTTTCCGGAAGGAAAGTTTTAGAAGACCTTGTAGGGATGGAACCCTTTAATTCTGAATATGGAATTGTACATTATAATTCCATGGATGAAAGAAAAGTGGATGTAGCCATGTTATATGATAAAAATAAAGTAGAGGTAATCGATTCAGAAACCATTACTTTCTTTTTTGAAATAGTAAATAAAAACACAGAAAATTACGACACAACCAGAGACGTACTTTTTTCAAAAGTCAGATATAAAGGGGAAATTATTAATGTCTTTATCGCGCATCTTCCCTCTAAACGCGAAAAAGATATCAATAAACCAAAAAGAACCTTTATATTGAATGAAGTCCGGGAACAGATTATGAAAATTGTAAATGCTGACAAAGAGCATGTTATCTTGTGTGGTGATTTTAACGAAAACCCGGATGATGAAAATTTAGTACAGATTCTCTATGACAATGACCGTGAGAAGGTTTTAATGAACCCTTTTCAACAATTGTTTTCTACAAGAAATTATTCTACTTTTCATTATAAATCTGGATTGCTGTATGATCAGATCATTATGTCAAGATCTTTACTTGATAATAAGACGCTGGCTTTTCAGGATGCCCATATTTTTAATTCTGAAAAAATCCGCAGCAGAACCAGAAATTTTGAAGGACGGCCTTTCCGAACTTATGCTGGTACGAGGTATTTAGGAGGATATAGCGATCACTTTCCGGTTTTTGTAAAATTTAAAAATTTACATTAA
- the trmD gene encoding tRNA (guanosine(37)-N1)-methyltransferase TrmD translates to MRIDIISVLPELMESPFKTSILKRAMDKGLVEVHFHHLRDWAVNKHRQIDDEPYGGGAGMVMMVEPLDKCISELKSQRNYDEVIYLTPDGVTLNQKIANSLSIKENLIFLCGHYKGIDQRVRDLHITKEISIGDYVLTGGELAACVLADSIIRLLPGVLNDEQSALTDSFQDDLLSPPIYTRPESYKGLDVPKILLSGNFGKIEEWRHDEAVRITKEKRPDLL, encoded by the coding sequence ATGAGAATTGACATAATAAGCGTACTTCCGGAATTGATGGAAAGTCCTTTCAAAACTTCTATTTTGAAAAGAGCGATGGATAAAGGACTGGTAGAAGTACATTTTCACCATTTAAGAGACTGGGCAGTCAATAAGCACAGACAAATTGATGATGAGCCTTATGGAGGCGGAGCAGGAATGGTAATGATGGTTGAGCCGCTGGATAAATGTATTTCAGAGCTTAAATCTCAAAGAAACTATGATGAGGTGATCTACCTGACACCGGATGGAGTTACTTTGAATCAGAAAATTGCCAATTCACTTTCTATCAAAGAAAATCTGATCTTTCTCTGTGGGCACTACAAAGGAATAGACCAAAGAGTAAGAGACCTTCATATTACAAAAGAAATTTCAATTGGAGACTACGTCCTTACAGGAGGAGAACTCGCAGCCTGTGTTTTGGCAGACTCAATTATCAGATTGCTTCCCGGAGTTTTGAATGATGAGCAAAGCGCTTTAACAGATAGTTTTCAGGATGATCTTCTTTCACCACCCATCTATACAAGGCCTGAAAGTTATAAAGGTTTAGATGTTCCCAAAATCCTATTGAGCGGAAACTTCGGAAAGATTGAAGAGTGGCGTCATGATGAAGCTGTAAGAATTACAAAAGAAAAACGTCCCGATTTACTGTAA
- a CDS encoding NAD(P)/FAD-dependent oxidoreductase, with amino-acid sequence METREKIIIIGGGFAGLQLAKTLNNKNKKVIVLDRMNHHMFQPLFYQVASGRIEPSNISFPFRKIFQQSRNTQFRMTEVKEIDPANNKVITDEAEFTYDKLIIATGCKTNFFGNKELEGKAFGMKNTQEAISIRNHVLMTFEKLIIEKSRSDDGNWNIVIVGSGPTGVELAGAFAEMKKDILPRDYPYMNFDHLKIILVSSTEKPLAVMSSEAQEKSEKYLKDLGVTFLSGEVVTDYDGDKVHLRSGKEIPSNNVIWAAGVTGNVVGGFPEEKLVRNRYIVDRYNKIKGYDNIYAIGDIAYMETPKYPQGHPQVANVAINQAKNLGKNLLKKSQGEWKEYEYDDKGSLATIGKHRAVVDLPFIKFQGFLAWYFWMFLHLMLILSVRNKLAIFFNWMWSYINKDSSLRLIIIPTKKNGTLQ; translated from the coding sequence ATGGAAACACGCGAAAAAATCATCATTATTGGAGGAGGATTTGCGGGGCTGCAGCTTGCAAAAACATTGAATAACAAGAACAAAAAGGTGATTGTTCTCGACCGGATGAACCATCATATGTTTCAGCCGCTTTTTTATCAGGTAGCCTCAGGAAGGATAGAACCTTCCAACATTTCTTTTCCCTTCAGAAAGATTTTTCAGCAATCCAGAAACACACAGTTCCGTATGACTGAGGTGAAAGAAATAGATCCTGCCAACAATAAGGTCATTACTGATGAAGCAGAATTTACCTATGATAAACTCATCATAGCAACGGGCTGTAAAACTAATTTTTTCGGAAATAAAGAATTGGAAGGCAAAGCTTTCGGGATGAAAAATACCCAGGAAGCCATCAGTATCAGGAATCATGTTCTGATGACCTTTGAAAAACTGATTATTGAAAAAAGCAGGAGCGATGACGGAAACTGGAATATTGTGATCGTTGGAAGCGGGCCTACCGGAGTAGAACTCGCTGGAGCTTTTGCTGAAATGAAAAAGGACATCCTTCCAAGAGATTACCCTTACATGAATTTCGACCATCTGAAGATTATTCTGGTAAGTTCCACAGAAAAACCCCTTGCTGTCATGAGCAGTGAAGCTCAGGAAAAATCTGAGAAATATCTGAAAGATCTTGGTGTTACTTTTTTGAGCGGGGAAGTGGTAACAGACTATGATGGTGACAAAGTACATCTCAGAAGCGGGAAAGAAATACCATCCAATAATGTGATCTGGGCCGCAGGAGTTACAGGAAATGTAGTAGGAGGATTTCCGGAAGAAAAATTAGTGAGAAACAGATATATTGTAGATCGATATAATAAAATAAAGGGTTACGATAATATTTATGCTATCGGAGATATTGCCTATATGGAAACACCGAAATATCCGCAGGGGCATCCCCAGGTAGCCAACGTAGCCATTAATCAGGCCAAAAATTTAGGTAAAAATCTTTTAAAGAAAAGTCAGGGAGAATGGAAAGAATACGAGTATGATGACAAAGGCTCATTAGCGACTATTGGGAAGCACAGAGCAGTGGTTGATCTGCCGTTTATAAAATTCCAGGGATTTCTGGCGTGGTATTTCTGGATGTTTCTCCATTTAATGCTAATTTTGAGCGTTCGTAATAAGCTGGCCATATTCTTCAACTGGATGTGGAGCTATATCAACAAAGATTCTTCTTTAAGATTAATTATTATACCTACTAAGAAAAACGGAACATTACAATGA
- a CDS encoding glycoside hydrolase family 25 protein gives MTPKKYTKKTAKQVHKSRRKKYFFRRWVILAILITALVGTGLYLKQSVSYYYALYFNKFKHKKLHNSEKEAARIQRILASNLDKTYGFDVSHYQNREDIRWDSLSIGNKTIPLEFVVMRATMGNRSADKHFDEFWESAQKHELIRGAYHFYRADEDPVIQANNFLDNVKLESGDLPPILDIEKIPKRKTNKKLVEDLKVWCKIVEEAYGEKPIIYTYYHYYKDFLKGEFEGYPLWLANYNDVPSPSPGDEWDFWQFTENGIVHGINTKVDLDVYNGNSWSLKRLTLD, from the coding sequence ATGACACCAAAAAAGTACACCAAAAAAACTGCCAAACAAGTCCATAAATCGAGACGGAAGAAGTATTTTTTCCGGCGATGGGTCATACTGGCAATTTTAATAACGGCACTAGTAGGAACAGGACTTTACTTAAAGCAGTCTGTCAGTTATTACTATGCATTGTACTTTAATAAATTTAAGCATAAAAAGCTTCATAACAGTGAAAAGGAGGCAGCAAGAATTCAGAGAATATTAGCCAGCAACCTTGATAAAACCTATGGTTTTGATGTTTCCCATTATCAGAACCGGGAAGATATCAGATGGGATAGTCTCAGCATCGGAAATAAAACGATTCCGCTGGAATTTGTCGTGATGCGTGCAACGATGGGAAACCGTAGTGCCGACAAGCATTTTGATGAATTTTGGGAAAGTGCCCAAAAACATGAGCTTATCCGTGGCGCCTATCACTTTTACAGAGCCGATGAAGATCCCGTGATCCAGGCCAATAATTTTTTAGACAACGTGAAACTTGAAAGCGGAGATCTTCCTCCGATTCTTGATATTGAAAAAATTCCAAAGCGTAAAACCAACAAAAAACTGGTTGAAGACCTGAAAGTATGGTGTAAAATTGTAGAAGAAGCCTATGGTGAAAAACCTATCATCTACACGTACTACCATTACTATAAAGATTTTCTGAAAGGTGAGTTTGAAGGCTACCCTTTATGGCTTGCCAATTACAACGATGTTCCCTCACCTTCTCCCGGTGACGAGTGGGATTTCTGGCAGTTCACAGAAAACGGTATTGTTCACGGCATCAATACAAAAGTGGATCTTGATGTCTACAATGGTAATTCGTGGTCGTTAAAAAGGCTGACACTGGATTAG